The following coding sequences lie in one Oceanispirochaeta sp. genomic window:
- the nth gene encoding endonuclease III has protein sequence MRIHWDEIFPVLEEFKKRFDLPSVSLIGEESGSPFKILISTIISLRTRDKVTLSASRRLFAVADTAPAMIRLKQRDIEELIYPCGFFRVKAGNILTISREIMGEHGGEVPATKEGLLAFPGVGLKTANLVLSLGYAVPAICVDIHVHRISNRLGWIETKKPDDSVGALEKVLPLKYWIPVNELLVLFGQKICTPRNPKCPHCPLHAFCNRVGVEQS, from the coding sequence ATGAGAATCCACTGGGATGAGATATTTCCGGTTCTGGAAGAATTCAAAAAAAGATTTGATCTGCCTTCGGTTTCTCTGATCGGAGAAGAAAGCGGAAGCCCCTTCAAAATATTGATTTCCACCATAATATCCCTGAGAACCAGGGATAAAGTGACCCTTTCTGCTTCCCGCAGACTCTTTGCGGTGGCCGATACTGCCCCGGCCATGATCAGGCTGAAACAGAGAGACATTGAGGAGCTTATTTATCCCTGCGGTTTTTTCAGAGTAAAAGCCGGGAATATTCTCACTATCAGCAGGGAGATTATGGGGGAACACGGGGGAGAAGTTCCAGCAACGAAGGAAGGCCTCCTGGCATTCCCGGGAGTCGGTCTGAAGACGGCCAATCTTGTGCTCAGCCTGGGATACGCCGTTCCCGCCATCTGTGTAGATATACATGTCCATAGAATATCCAACCGACTGGGGTGGATAGAGACAAAAAAACCGGATGACTCGGTTGGGGCTCTTGAAAAAGTACTCCCTCTGAAATACTGGATACCCGTCAATGAACTGCTGGTCCTCTTCGGTCAGAAAATCTGCACTCCCCGGAATCCAAAATGCCCCCACTGCCCTTTGCACGCGTTCTGTAACAGGGTCGGGGTAGAACAATCCTAA
- a CDS encoding 2-C-methyl-D-erythritol 2,4-cyclodiphosphate synthase → YRPGNIDCTVILEQPKLGPFREQIRASLQEDLQIPLDCISFKAKTKEKQDATGQGLAIEAQVALLLKPV, encoded by the coding sequence TATCGTCCAGGCAATATAGACTGTACGGTCATCCTGGAACAACCGAAACTAGGACCCTTCCGGGAACAGATCCGAGCCTCCTTGCAGGAAGACCTGCAGATTCCCCTGGACTGTATCTCCTTCAAAGCCAAAACCAAAGAAAAGCAGGATGCTACCGGACAAGGCCTCGCTATCGAAGCTCAAGTGGCCCTCCTTCTGAAGCCTGTCTGA